The DNA window CGAATGTCCAGCGACAGCGTATCGAGATCGGCGAGGAAGTCGTTGAGATAGGCGATCGTATCGGCCTTAAATAGGGCGAACTCCTCGCCGTTCACAACCGGTGAGCCGAGCAGCTTATTGACCTTGTGCATGAATAGGGCTGCGTTCGCCGTCAGTGGACTTTCGCATTTTTGGGTGTGCCTCTGCCGGCCTTCTCGATCACTTCGGTGAGCACCTGATCTGACTCTGACCCGCGTGGCGACGTGACTTCGGTCGTCCCATCTGTCACTTATAGAAGTGACAGATGGGAGTGATTGTGAGAGCATCACATGGTGAGCAATGCAGACCAACACGAAGCGATCCCGAGGGTGGTGCGCGGAACGCTGATCACGATCCGCCGCCGGTGCGGGAAACCGACGTGTCGGTGCGCGACCGGGCAACCGCACGAGAGTCCGGCACTCTCGGTGAGCCTGTCGGGCAGGTCGGTGACGATCAGCCTGCGCCCGGGCGAGGTTCCCGCGGTGCAAGCGGCACTGGCCCGCTACCAAGGCGCACGCGAGGAGCTCGAGGCGCAGGCCAACCAGGGGGTGCAGGCGTTGCGGACTCGCCACAGACCCCGGTAGCCGGCTGGCAGCATCTTCTGGGGATGGTCACCGCGGTGTTCACCGCGCCGAGCCTCGCGATTTTCACCGACCTCATGACTGGCTGGGTCTGCGCTCCGGGACGGCGCACCATCACCGCGATGATCGCCGTGGCCGACCCGGCCGGGCGGCGTGCCCACGACGCCTACCACCGGTTCGTCCGCGACGGGGCCTGGTCGATGAACCGGCTCTGGCAGGCCCTCGCCGGCCACCTGCTCGCCCACTGCTGCCCCACAGGTGTGGTCGAGTTGGCTTGCGATGACACGTTGTTCCACCACGAAGGACGCAAGGTCGAAGGGGCCGGGACCTTCCGCGACGCGGTCCGCTCCACCCTGCGCAAGGTCGTGTACGCCCGCGGGCTGAACCTGGTCGTGATCACCCTGCAGGTCCGGCCGCCGTGGGGCGGGTGCCCGATCGCGGTCCCGGTCAACGTCCGAGTCCACCGCAAGCACGACGCCACCACCACCATCGTCCACGCCGCGACGATGATCCGCGAGATCACCGGCTGGTTCCCCGACCGGTCCATCCACCTGTGCGCCGACGGCGCGTACGCCACCCTCGCCGGAGCCGACCTGCCCCGGACCCACCTCACTTCGCGGATGCGCCGCGACGCCGCCCTCTACGAGCCCGCACCAGCACACACCGGACGGCGCGGACGGCCGCGCACCAAGGGCGACCGGCTCCCCACCCCCGCGGCACTGTCCG is part of the Actinomycetes bacterium genome and encodes:
- a CDS encoding DUF2397 family protein, which codes for MLSQSLPSVTSISDRWDDRSHVATRVRVRSGAHRSDREGRQRHTQKCESPLTANAALFMHKVNKLLGSPVVNGEEFALFKADTIAYLNDFLADLDTLSLDIRGCLDVLNGYGADALQRALLAGERSSGEFAPLSNETNPTWALVTRTHLAGTESWFRAGADAGA
- a CDS encoding transposase, which gives rise to MVTAVFTAPSLAIFTDLMTGWVCAPGRRTITAMIAVADPAGRRAHDAYHRFVRDGAWSMNRLWQALAGHLLAHCCPTGVVELACDDTLFHHEGRKVEGAGTFRDAVRSTLRKVVYARGLNLVVITLQVRPPWGGCPIAVPVNVRVHRKHDATTTIVHAATMIREITGWFPDRSIHLCADGAYATLAGADLPRTHLTSRMRRDAALYEPAPAHTGRRGRPRTKGDRLPTPAALSATLPKRAWTPVEVDVRGTTRARLVHTRDVLWYRVNKTDLVAMVIMRDPDGIEPDDYFFTTDLTATATDVISRYAARWAIEVCFRDVKQDLGAQNPQSWKRRGPERAAALSLWLHAMIWCFYLQTHPRGHTWIPRPWYPSKATPSFLDALAALRRVLWSQRITAMSRSEPDDTKITEALLDTLAYAA